TTTGGGCGAATTCCACTATTGATCAGCCGACACAATATGATTACAACTATGATATAGATAGTGTTTTAGCACAGTATGATGATGCACACAAAAGCTATGTGCCGGAATCGATTATTGAACGTAACGACGGAAATGACTATCTTATATACGGTACAGAAACAAATACAGTTAACGGAACTCCACTTCAGGCAAAGTGCATGTTTGTTTGGCGGAAAGAACAAGGTCAGTGGAAACTCGTCCGGGAATATATTGAACTGGAAAGATAGTTCAACATTGAAATGATAGGAGCGGTCTTGTGAATCGAAATAAATTAATCATCGGCATCATCGGCCTTGTAGTTCTGGCAGCAGCTATCATGTTTACTCAACATGCCAACAGCAGGGACGTTACCAAATACGAGAACACTTTCGCTGGTGAAAGCGAGAACTGGTCTGCGGAAATGCATTCAAAGGGTGAAGAGGTTTTTTACGAAGAAGATGGCGTGTTAAAAGGTGACCGCAGTGCTCAATCTGAGTTTAAACTCACTTACAAGGGAGAACTCAGTGAACTGTCAGAAGTGGAACGATTTGAGTTCGGTTATAAAGCGCCAGGCAGTGGACGTTCATCTGGGATGAATTTTGACAGTCCTCCTGAAAGAAAGACATTTACACTTTCCGGTAATAGTCTGCTGAAAGAAGATGATGTAATTAAAGTTACCGTTACCTGGGATGGCCACACAGAGGAGTTTGTCTTGAAAAATAAGAAATAAGCCGTATTAATTCGGCGTTTCCTTAAATGTAATGTTCATTATTTTCTCGGACGCAGTATTAAATTCGATATTAATAAAAACACCGAACTCTCTGTCATCCCCCTTCAGCCATAACTTGAACTTTTCAACAGTAGAATGTTCTTTTACTTCTTTTCCTTTGTGAAGGTAGTCAATGATGTCAGCATCCGGATATTTTTCCATCGTTTTTTTCATGGCCAGCCTGCCCCATTTGGCGTACGATGGAATATCCTTTTCAGCATTGGCGGTGCTTTGTAATATACCCGTTGCAGGGATCAGGAAAAAAAGAACGCTAAACGCTATGATAACTTTTCGCACAGTAACCAGCTCCTTCATACGGTTATTTTTCCAAAGTCATCATTTATTATTCTTCAAAAAAATATCATCTTGCGGGCACATATCATATCATTTACACTAATAAAGCATAGAGAGAAAATATGAATCTATATATGAGGGGGAGCAATGATGAGAAAGACCCTTGCAGTATTTGCTGTACTGGCTGTCATAATGGTTGCATTCTTTGTGGTTATTGAAATCAAAGGAACTGAAGATGCAACAGACCTGTCGGAAAATGAAACTGATAAAGAGAAAGCGGAGCCAATTTCATTTCAGCCGGATGGTGAAGTTGAGCAGCTTTCAACGTATGATACAAGACGAATGGAAGAGCAAAAGGAAATAGATCAAAAATTACAGGAAGAATATGAACAAGGATCCTATTCACTTGAAAACCCATTTGTGACAAAAGATCCCTATGGCGTAGCACCTTTAACCGCACTGGCTATGTTTAAGACGGACAAGCCTGCACAGATTACTGTAACGGTTGAAGGCAAGGATGCGAACAGTGATGTGCAAAAAACATTTGAAGGATACAATACGGAACATTCCATCCCTGTGCTAGGACTGTACCCGGACACTGAAAATACCGTTACGATTGAAGCAACAACCGAGGGTGGCGAGTCAACCGAAAGTACGTTTACAGTAGCAACCGAGCCACTGCCCGACGACTTTCTGACAAACGAAACAGTAGAAGCCAAACCGGAAAAAATGGAAAATGGATTGACGTTTATTGTTCCGAGTACCCGTTATGTATATGCTGTTGATCATAATGCCGATGTCAGATGGTATTCCACACTATGGAATTCACACATCTTTAAGCGGTTTGAGAATGGTAATATTATGTACATCACAAAGGAAGAGGGACAGGAAAAATATAACGAAATTTTAGAAATGGACATGCTCGGC
The genomic region above belongs to Virgibacillus doumboii and contains:
- a CDS encoding nuclear transport factor 2 family protein, with protein sequence MEEIKTVLNEYYNTWNDAFNSKDADRIRDYMSESFTGFWANSTIDQPTQYDYNYDIDSVLAQYDDAHKSYVPESIIERNDGNDYLIYGTETNTVNGTPLQAKCMFVWRKEQGQWKLVREYIELER
- a CDS encoding YqzG/YhdC family protein translates to MRKVIIAFSVLFFLIPATGILQSTANAEKDIPSYAKWGRLAMKKTMEKYPDADIIDYLHKGKEVKEHSTVEKFKLWLKGDDREFGVFINIEFNTASEKIMNITFKETPN